Proteins encoded in a region of the Methanobrevibacter millerae genome:
- a CDS encoding ATP-binding protein, which translates to MLYNSEDVNMIPWGTRENLREDEFYNRIAEIDNLKSLLQTTSNGNAPQILLTGLRGVGKTVFLKKIKKELDNDYLVVYINFSKAECYQKRNMSVMGLMEFFFKEFLIEAKNKNLNTLDKRIEKYFKVNDFKIKEFIQLDKFPIPVFGSETNVEKLMDFVLTLPEKIHESNSDKIKGVLIFIDEFQIIKELDDYKESFLWKLRSYIQNQNYVSYVFSGSMSMQDELISEIASQRGAFGGRMLTINISPFSKETVKSYLTQEVPNLKFSDEGFDRFFKCTSGIPAYVNIFATLLPKDIELDENLVKSEFEDKIEVINTHLIVMWDKLTLREQYIIISLIDGPLKRNEIAKTLNVTTGSISKPLVNLQHQELMILDNNLYYLSEPILKRWLELEYEKNGTYPFRLD; encoded by the coding sequence ATGTTATATAATAGTGAGGATGTAAATATGATACCCTGGGGGACTAGAGAAAATCTTCGTGAAGATGAATTTTATAACCGGATTGCAGAAATAGATAATCTTAAAAGTCTTTTACAAACAACATCTAATGGCAATGCGCCACAAATTTTATTAACTGGTCTTCGAGGTGTTGGAAAGACAGTTTTTCTTAAAAAAATTAAAAAAGAATTAGATAATGATTATTTAGTGGTATACATTAATTTTTCTAAGGCAGAATGTTATCAAAAAAGAAACATGTCTGTAATGGGATTAATGGAATTTTTCTTTAAGGAATTTTTAATTGAAGCAAAAAACAAGAATCTAAACACATTGGATAAAAGAATTGAGAAATACTTTAAAGTAAATGATTTTAAAATCAAGGAGTTCATTCAACTTGATAAGTTCCCAATACCTGTTTTTGGCAGTGAGACTAATGTTGAAAAATTAATGGATTTTGTTTTAACATTGCCTGAAAAAATTCATGAAAGCAATTCTGATAAAATAAAAGGTGTTTTGATTTTCATTGATGAATTTCAAATCATTAAGGAATTGGACGATTATAAGGAATCATTCTTATGGAAATTAAGAAGTTATATTCAAAATCAAAATTATGTGTCCTATGTTTTTTCCGGATCAATGAGTATGCAGGATGAATTAATTTCTGAAATTGCAAGCCAAAGAGGTGCATTTGGAGGTAGAATGCTTACAATCAACATATCTCCATTCAGTAAGGAAACTGTTAAATCATATCTAACACAAGAGGTTCCGAATTTAAAATTTTCCGATGAGGGATTTGACAGGTTTTTTAAATGCACTTCGGGGATTCCTGCATATGTCAATATTTTTGCAACATTGCTTCCGAAAGACATTGAACTAGATGAAAATCTTGTAAAATCAGAATTTGAAGATAAAATTGAAGTCATTAACACTCATTTAATTGTAATGTGGGATAAATTAACATTGCGTGAACAATACATTATAATATCTTTAATAGATGGGCCTTTAAAAAGAAACGAAATTGCAAAAACACTAAATGTTACTACTGGTTCTATCAGTAAACCATTAGTTAATCTCCAACATCAAGAATTAATGATTTTGGATAATAATCTCTATTATTTGTCTGAACCAATACTTAAAAGATGGTTAGAATTGGAATATGAGAAAAATGGAACATATCCATTTAGATTAGATTAA